The segment tttatatttttaacaatattaaaaaaaaaaaggaagttTATTACTTTCATGTTagcatttattatatgtttattaaaaGGTTGGTTTTGTTTCGTTTCCTCTTTATAAGTAGGTTTTAATTTGTGTTCacttttaaatatttgttcTTTGTGATTACAAGAGTGGGGAGGTTCGAATGTAGTACGTTTGGTGATCTCATCATGTGTTTTGATATCATCATGTGTTTTGATATCATCATATGTTTTGATATCATCATAAGTTTTGATATCATCATATGTTTTGATACCATCATATGTTTTGATACCATCATATGTTTTGATATGATCATATGTTTTGATACCATCATATGTTTTGATATCATCATATGTTTTGATACCATCATATGTTTTGATATCATCACATATTTTGATATGATCCCCAACTTTTGGAAGCCCCATATAATTATACCTTTTGATATATGTAAACATGTGCCTAATCCACTTTTCGATATCCAAAAAATTAAGAGCACTAATAATCTTACTCAGTTGTTCTATAGTAAACCTTGGTgttgttatattttgttgAAGATTCTTTAGAATATGTCTTAATCCTGGTGATGTCTGTTGAACAATATGGGTGTTtaataaagatgaaaaactttgtaatgttttaaaaaataagtgCTCATTTTTTCCGTCAgtcaaaaaacaaaaacattGAAAGGGAATTAATGAAGaatctattttatttttataaaaatgtatatgatattttgtaaaaaaaagcattagagaattatttatatggatATTATATTGAAGACATATATTTAGGAATATCATATCATATGTTACATTGTAAGTATTATCCTTCATAGGTATGTCATGAGTACATATAGATTCATcatgattataatatgtaacaAATTTgtgatcatttttattttgtttttttgttattttgttttcttttaaattatatttagatAAGTGTGTTccttgtatattataaaaatacattaatAAAAGATGAATTACATCTTCGTAATTACTTTTAAATGtaccatatatatttaacaatATTAATGTTTGTACAATATTTAAATCATGTATGTGTAATAAgatattttgtataaatttatttaatatttcaaaagataaaaaattatataaataaaaaaagcataaaatgaatatgcTTTCTCTTAAATTAAAAGATACACTAATAAATTCTAttctatttaatatatgataaaagaaGTTTACATTATCATGTTTTTTATTAGGATTTTCAATTTcgtttatttctttatttttatcatatttaaaatttataatatattttaataatatttcttcttcaaaataatgaactgaattttttttttttttttcccccttgtctaattcttttaaattattacctTGATGGTGTGGATGAATAAGATCCTTTTGATTTTTTACAGAATCGAAATTTGTGAAATTACGAACACAAATTTTGTTCTTTTgaaaattatcatatattttaatattatctgTATTATAGCACATGTTAAGATTATCTGTTTCTAGTACTTTGTCGATGTTTTCATAAAGTATTTGTAAGATttgaaatttatttaaaaactgAATAGGTTTATTTCTTCCCAGatcatttaaatatacatttttgtttagatctaaagtatatatataattccaATAATTGTGATCATTATAttgattaaaatattttatgtcaTCATTCGAGTAGTATGTATCATATTGTGTATCCCATTTAAGTCGTGCATCGTTTTCATcgaataatttattataactatttttctttttcataatttctAGAGAATGTTCATTTTCtaaaatatcataataattgtttatatcatatatatcattggTATTGGTAggtgtatgtatatttttttcttgatgATCAAAAGTTTTGATCTCGTTATAATTATAgcaactattattattattataattattattattatatgtactattcattttatttgcttgattatttatattatccattttgtcatttattatgttattcCTTTCCAATGGTGTTGTTTCCAACTTTtctattatatgtatattattatttgctacatttttataacaaattttttgaatattccATGTATTACAATAATTTATACATTCATCCATTAAATGTGtatcattaatttttatattcacgttttttatatatccttTATTATCCAAATTAAACATATtccatatattttcttttttgttcatatgtATTGAAGCCTTCATAACATCATCACGATGATAATCATAATCATAATCatgatatttaaaatatccttcttttttatagttttttttttcttcttcttcattattattatcattattattatcattattattatcatcattattattatcattattattatccttttcctttattttattttttttttttcgttctctttcttttcttatcatataatttaatttatctatatctatatcatcttcatttttactgggtacctttttttttaatttgtaacATTCTTCATTCCACCTTTtgcatttttttatatttccctCAACATTATTAATGCTCGTACTTTTTAATGCTACCCAATATAAAGgaacacttttttttttgtgtgttgGTTTGGTGATTACTAATTTGTACAAAGGATATATGGCACTATGTAAATTCATTTAAGGAAAACAATTtgtatattaacatatatatatatatagagagaAGAATAACAAACAGTAgaatattagaaaaaatttatacatataaataaataaataaatatatatatatatatatatatatatatatatatatattttttttttttttttttttttttttttttttttttatggtatATTACATGTTGACAAAAGAGGAAGAACATACTATTTTTCCTTGAACGTAATATTAAATGTTAATATCttttattcttaaaaatttttattgttcaaatataatacacctctaaagaaaatataaacatataatacaattatattatattatattatatattttaatgtatACTTATACACATAGGGTCATAAAATCAACatcttaaaataaaaaataaaatgaaaattatctaaaaatatatgatatatatatatatatatatatatatatatatatatatatatatttatatatatttttttttttgtgaatgagggtatttttttaatttgtaaaCCCCCTATCccataactttttttttatgtgatacatattatataaacattttgaCGTATGacaatttatacatttttcgtagagaaaaaaatgtggacacaaaaaataaaaaggtgTTCATGTTTCTTTGGACTCACATAATATTTCTCTGTTATAATGTTATTAATTTGggttatttattaatattttttaaataaataaataaatatatacatatatatatgtatatatgtatgtatgtatgtatatatgtatgtatgtattgtatatatgtatttgttttattttattttattttattttattttttttttctcctcaTGTCCTTGAaacttataatataaattttataatgataaaaataaaaacatacattatattacattatattatgttacattataatatattttgtgtgcaagtataaaatatttatgcttttatatatatatatatatatatttatttatttatttatttattgccTTAAAGGTatgactatatatatatatatatatatatactatctATAATATGAGTTTTTATCTAAATACACGACACCTCAGATACCATATGGGACAACAAGAGTGCTCATCCGATTTCTCTTTTAACAACATTACCAAAAGAAAGAAtaatgtttttaattttatttccttCAGCGACACAGAAGGAAAAGaagagaaaagaaaatgtcTTATAGATATCGAAGAAGGAAACATtctgaaaaaaagaaaagtaaaaaaatgtTCCACACGATTAAGAAAGATGGTTCGTCTACGTAACATCAAATCCAACGTTCAAAATGTTTCGGTCGAAGatttgtttaaaaaatatgatcagaaggatgaaaaaaaatatttttgttttgatGAGAAGAATGATAAGAACGGAAAAATATACACTTTTGTAAATTATGAATATGTACAAATTTTGAAGAAggtaaaagaattaaatgaTTGTCTCACATCCTttttaaggaaaaaaaaaggagataCATTAAAGGTGGTGTATGATTTGTGTGATAAGGAAAAGGTACCAAAGGAAAGGGAaggagaaaaagaaaaaaatggaggttattataatgaatatgataataagtatgataataattatgataataattatgacaaTAATTATGACAATAATTATGACAATAATTATGACAATAATTATGacaataattatgataataattatgacaataattatgataataattatgacaataattatgataataagtatgataataattacgataatgataagaaaaaattggAAATACTGGAAATACTCGATAAAGAGAAAATACCCGTATGTAGCccaaaagaatattttacaaatataacaaaagaatatacactatataataaaaaatacaaaataattaatatgatatatgtgAAAGAAGGTAATGACGGGAGTTgtgaaaaaatgaattataaaaaaaaaaaaaagaattcaataaaaagaaaaatacaaaaaatatatatatgtccaAAGGAAACATTCTTTAatcctttttttaataattttataacatatgaACATGGAATAAAATTAGAAAGACATTTAACTAAACACTTATGTCATCGAAACATTGTTTTAATGGattccttctttttttttcataattatattgttaCAATGTACCCCTTTGGAGGTTATCCTTTAATGGTATGGTGtaaagaaaaagagaaatTCGTTTTAGGAAatgaagaaagaaaaaaaaaaaaaaaaaaaattatgagtATACCTGAATTTTTAGGACAATATCATAATGTTCCCCATGTATTCAAAGATTATATGAGTTCCAATGATTTTATAAgtggtataaataatataaatgaatcaGATGctctttttaataacatacaatatataaaccAAGCGAATGACCAAGAAGAAAACAAATTGGAACCTTATGATAAAGGGAATATTTCAATGAATTATTTGAATGTACCACATGATAAGGAACATGTTTTAAAAGTTTATACCTTTTTTCCACAAATAATTgataatgattattataatggtATGCCTCATGGGATAGTCAGGAATACAAAAGGCACacaaagaaatgaaaaatgggatatagaaaaaaaaaaaatgaataaagatATGAAGGCattaaaaaggaaattaaAGGTTATAAACGAGAACAAAAGAAaggtaaaaagaaaaataataaaaaaggaaatgaaaaaagtaaagaaaatgaaaaaagtaaagaaaatgaagaaaataaaaaaagtgaagaaaatggaaaaaatggaaaaaatggaaaaaatggaaaaaatggaaaaaatgaaggaaattaaaaaaatgaaaaaaattagcaaaagtaacaaaaaaatggaaaaaatgaaaataatttacaaaagtaacaaaataaataacagaAGGAAGAAAGAGTACAAGAAAAAACTTGCCTATGTATATCCTCAATATGTAATAGCTGAAATATTAAGACAATTATTAAATGTTtgcttatatttatatagaaacaaaatatttcataGTGACATCAAACCATCAAATATCGTTATAAAGAATATTCACAAAAAACATATGGATATAATTTgttattgtaaaaaaaataaaatgtggtatttatataaaagaggggaaataataaaaagaaaaatttgtataaaattaattgatTTTGAATATtgtcaaataatatatgataaaaatggtTTAGTTAATTCTGGTGGAACAACATCAATATTTAAACCTTTAGaagattttaaaaataaaaacatctATGCTCTACCAAAACTTGTATGGATAATAGGTATaaccatttttattttattaacagGTACTCATCCATTTAGTAAAATCAATAATgatgttcatatttattttattctatctaataataaattccatataaaaagaaaattaaaaaaatatcattatCTTTCTCAACCTTGCaaagatttattaaaaaaaatgttaacaataaattatgaaaatagaATATCATTCATTCAGGTCTTTAAACATTCATTTACTCTTTTTGGATAAGTCcttacacatatattaaatatgtgtatatatataaatataaatataaacaaaatgaaatgaaatgaaatgaaatgaaatgaaatatatacatatatttatatatatttatatatatatatatatatatatatatatgtgtagtacaacaaatatgaaaaatataggtataaattaatatacatgttgatattaatttatatatattaaattatgttctatattatatttatattatattatgtatattcttttcatttatttttaattttttattttttttttcgtgttctcaaaacataaaataaaaaggtaaAATGTATGGTTAGATTTACTATATATTGGGgggaaaaaataacatattaaagatatatacataaatttaaatatatatatattaaatatatatatattatatattatatatataatatatatataataattaaataaaattaaatacatagaaatataatatatatattatatatatatatatattattatataatgattttctttttacatataaaatataatgaaaaaaaacaagaacttttttacttttctatttcttcaaaatattattcaaaaaaaaaaaaaaaaaaaaaaaaaatatttcttgaCATaacacttttttttatttctacatttttttacaaaatttttccgtatttaaatattaattttaattatgtataaaaaaaaaatatatatatatatatatatatatatatatatataatatatattatatatatatattttttttttttttttttttgtatgaataatttataatttagtTATCTTTTGTGTACTCttgaataaaaattatagttGATTAGTAAGATCGTAtagattattttttataaatggtatatatatatatatatatatatatatattaacacaaattaaaatattttgttttatattttttaggagtttgtttataataaattatgctTTCAAtgattcatataaataaatatataaacatataaacatatatatatatatatatatatatatatatatatatttatttatttatttatttatttatttatttatttatttatttatttatatgttgtaTAGTTTGTTTGATTTTATGTTTCACATTTTCCATTTtgatttcattatattttgatttgaTCGTgatgaataatatttatccCCTGGTTATTTGTGGTCCTTCGGGTGTTGGTAAAGGTACCTTGATAAAAAAGCTGTTGAATGAATTtccaaattatttttatttttccgtAAGCTGTACGACAAGAAAAAAGAGagagaaagaaaaagaaggtgtagattattatttca is part of the Plasmodium falciparum 3D7 genome assembly, chromosome: 9 genome and harbors:
- a CDS encoding serine/threonine protein kinase, putative, coding for MGQQECSSDFSFNNITKRKNNVFNFISFSDTEGKEEKRKCLIDIEEGNILKKRKVKKCSTRLRKMVRLRNIKSNVQNVSVEDLFKKYDQKDEKKYFCFDEKNDKNGKIYTFVNYEYVQILKKVKELNDCLTSFLRKKKGDTLKVVYDLCDKEKVPKEREGEKEKNGGYYNEYDNKYDNNYDNNYDNNYDNNYDNNYDNNYDNNYDNNYDNNYDNNYDNNYDNKYDNNYDNDKKKLEILEILDKEKIPVCSPKEYFTNITKEYTLYNKKYKIINMIYVKEGNDGSCEKMNYKKKKKNSIKRKIQKIYICPKETFFNPFFNNFITYEHGIKLERHLTKHLCHRNIVLMDSFFFFHNYIVTMYPFGGYPLMVWCKEKEKFVLGNEERKKKKKKIMSIPEFLGQYHNVPHVFKDYMSSNDFISGINNINESDALFNNIQYINQANDQEENKLEPYDKGNISMNYLNVPHDKEHVLKVYTFFPQIIDNDYYNGMPHGIVRNTKGTQRNEKWDIEKKKMNKDMKALKRKLKVINENKRKVKRKIIKKEMKKVKKMKKVKKMKKIKKVKKMEKMEKMEKMEKMEKMKEIKKMKKISKSNKKMEKMKIIYKSNKINNRRKKEYKKKLAYVYPQYVIAEILRQLLNVCLYLYRNKIFHSDIKPSNIVIKNIHKKHMDIICYCKKNKMWYLYKRGEIIKRKICIKLIDFEYCQIIYDKNGLVNSGGTTSIFKPLEDFKNKNIYALPKLVWIIGITIFILLTGTHPFSKINNDVHIYFILSNNKFHIKRKLKKYHYLSQPCKDLLKKMLTINYENRISFIQVFKHSFTLFG